The proteins below come from a single Plantactinospora sp. KBS50 genomic window:
- a CDS encoding PIG-L deacetylase family protein has translation MSFSPSAPALTDVSRALAVFAHPDDVDFGAAGTVAGWVAEGIEVSYLVVTHGDAGGFDDTPREEIPGIREREQRAAAAAVGVERVEFLDGYADGTLTTTLGLRRDIAAAIRRHRPDRVLTNSPLRRWERLSGPSHPDHLATGEAATCAIYPDARNPFAFPELLERGLAPWVVREVWYAGGPDPDHVVDVTDQFDRKVAALGAHASQTAHFDHAEWIRERLTTVAEGAGLPLGRLAEAFTVLRTE, from the coding sequence ATGAGCTTTTCTCCGTCCGCCCCGGCACTCACCGACGTCAGCCGGGCACTCGCCGTATTCGCCCATCCCGACGACGTCGACTTCGGTGCCGCAGGTACCGTGGCCGGCTGGGTCGCCGAGGGCATCGAGGTCAGCTACCTCGTGGTAACCCACGGTGATGCCGGCGGCTTCGACGACACGCCGCGGGAGGAGATCCCGGGCATCCGCGAACGGGAGCAGCGCGCCGCCGCGGCCGCCGTCGGGGTCGAGCGGGTGGAGTTCCTCGACGGGTACGCGGACGGCACCCTCACCACGACCCTCGGGCTGCGCCGGGACATCGCCGCCGCGATCCGGCGGCACCGGCCGGACCGCGTCCTGACCAACTCCCCGCTGCGCCGCTGGGAGCGGCTCTCCGGCCCCAGCCACCCCGACCACCTGGCCACCGGCGAGGCCGCCACCTGCGCGATCTACCCGGACGCCCGCAACCCGTTCGCCTTCCCCGAACTGCTCGAACGGGGCCTGGCGCCGTGGGTGGTCCGGGAGGTCTGGTACGCCGGTGGGCCGGACCCGGATCACGTTGTGGACGTGACGGACCAGTTCGACCGGAAGGTGGCGGCGTTGGGGGCACACGCCTCGCAGACGGCGCATTTCGACCACGCCGAGTGGATCCGGGAGCGCCTGACCACCGTCGCCGAGGGCGCCGGGCTGCCCCTGGGCCGGCTGGCCGAGGCGTTCACCGTGCTGCGCACCGAGTAG
- a CDS encoding ABC transporter substrate-binding protein, with translation MRVSKRAGAVALGAAFVLVAAGCGSGGGSDDAGGTANGSITIDGVQPESPLVPADTNETGGGNIIDKLWSGLVRYPNDGGEPVNSVAESIETGDSKVYTIKIKQGLKFHDGTEVQAHNFVDAWNWAAYGPNGAKNSSFFSDIDGFNDVYTEDPDGPDGPEKAPKPKAEKMKGLEVVDDYTFKVTLAAPFSIFPVKLGYSAFYPMPDAFFKADPADFGKNPIGNGPLKFVSWEPNVEVKLTRNEDYQLDDKSAVKDVTVKLYQDANAAYQDLVAGNLDFMQQVPVSALAGDKWKTDLDDRTINVPVPTSAKIDFPIYDEKFKNANLRKAISMAVDRASITDKIFSGSKKPANSWANPLSPGAKDGNCTVCDFKPDEAKQLLQEAGGFTGTLNFYYNGDASHKEWMEAVAQSVANTLGIDAKAVSIPTFAQFRQQINAHKMDGPYRAAWQQDYPDVENWIGPLFVTGGSSNNGGYSNPDVDKLYREGTSAPSVEAAHDKFAAAVEKLDQDVPSIPVYFYNQQSGYSEKIKRVETNSKGPIDLSSVELS, from the coding sequence ATGAGGGTCTCGAAGCGAGCGGGTGCGGTCGCGCTTGGCGCGGCATTCGTGCTCGTCGCCGCAGGCTGTGGCAGCGGAGGCGGCAGTGACGACGCCGGCGGCACCGCGAACGGCTCCATCACGATCGACGGCGTCCAGCCGGAGTCTCCGCTGGTGCCGGCAGACACGAACGAGACCGGTGGTGGCAACATCATCGACAAGCTGTGGTCCGGCTTGGTTCGGTACCCGAACGACGGCGGCGAACCGGTCAACTCGGTCGCCGAATCGATCGAGACGGGTGACTCGAAGGTCTACACCATCAAGATCAAGCAGGGCCTGAAGTTCCACGACGGCACCGAGGTGCAGGCGCACAACTTCGTGGACGCCTGGAACTGGGCCGCGTACGGGCCGAACGGCGCCAAGAACTCGTCGTTCTTCAGCGACATCGACGGCTTCAACGACGTCTACACCGAGGACCCGGACGGCCCGGACGGCCCGGAGAAGGCGCCCAAGCCGAAGGCCGAGAAGATGAAGGGCCTGGAGGTGGTGGACGACTACACCTTCAAGGTGACGTTGGCCGCGCCGTTCTCGATCTTCCCGGTGAAGCTGGGTTACAGCGCCTTCTACCCGATGCCGGACGCGTTCTTCAAGGCCGACCCGGCCGACTTCGGCAAGAACCCGATCGGCAACGGTCCGCTCAAGTTCGTCTCCTGGGAGCCGAACGTCGAGGTCAAGCTGACTCGCAACGAGGACTACCAGCTCGACGACAAGAGCGCGGTGAAGGACGTCACCGTCAAGCTGTACCAGGACGCCAACGCCGCGTACCAGGACCTGGTCGCCGGCAACCTGGACTTCATGCAGCAGGTGCCGGTCTCGGCGCTCGCCGGTGACAAGTGGAAGACCGACCTGGACGACCGCACCATCAACGTCCCGGTGCCGACGTCGGCGAAGATCGACTTCCCGATCTACGACGAGAAGTTCAAGAACGCGAACCTGCGCAAGGCCATCTCCATGGCGGTGGACCGGGCGTCGATCACCGACAAGATCTTCTCGGGCTCGAAGAAGCCGGCCAACAGCTGGGCCAACCCGCTCAGCCCGGGGGCCAAGGACGGCAACTGCACCGTCTGCGACTTCAAGCCGGACGAGGCGAAGCAGCTGCTCCAGGAGGCCGGCGGCTTCACGGGGACGCTGAACTTCTACTACAACGGCGACGCGAGCCACAAGGAGTGGATGGAGGCCGTCGCGCAGAGCGTGGCCAACACCCTCGGCATCGACGCCAAGGCGGTCAGCATCCCGACGTTCGCGCAGTTCCGCCAGCAGATCAACGCGCACAAGATGGACGGGCCGTACCGTGCCGCGTGGCAGCAGGACTACCCGGACGTGGAGAACTGGATCGGTCCGCTGTTCGTGACCGGCGGTAGCTCGAACAACGGCGGCTACAGCAACCCCGACGTGGACAAGCTGTACCGCGAGGGCACCTCGGCGCCGAGCGTCGAGGCCGCGCACGACAAGTTCGCCGCGGCGGTGGAGAAGCTGGACCAGGACGTCCCGTCGATCCCGGTCTACTTCTACAACCAGCAGTCCGGCTACTCGGAGAAGATCAAGCGGGTCGAGACCAACAGCAAGGGTCCGATCGATCTCTCGTCGGTCGAACTCAGCTAA
- a CDS encoding ABC transporter permease — protein sequence MGRYLLRRLLQLVPVFIGTTFLIYWLVWSVPGDPFAGKCGERPCPPNYIQLMTDKYHLNESVFAQYGYYMKALFQGDFGTTYNGQSVNDIIVAAYPNTVKLALVAVAVEALIGLTAGVLTGLRRNGFADNLVLVSTLFLIALPTFVTGFVLQWLLGTQWGIVKPTVSSHASITEYLIPGFVLGSVSMAYVARLARTSIAENRRADYVRTAIAKGLPMRRVVGVHLLRNSMIPVLTYLGTDIGGLMGGSIVTEGIFNINGIGRQVYRAILTKDSATVVSIVVILVLVFLLTNLLIDLLYAALDPRIRYE from the coding sequence ATGGGCCGTTACCTACTGAGACGGCTTCTCCAACTGGTCCCGGTCTTCATCGGGACGACGTTCCTGATCTACTGGCTGGTCTGGTCGGTGCCGGGTGACCCGTTCGCCGGCAAGTGCGGCGAGCGACCGTGCCCGCCCAACTACATCCAGCTGATGACCGACAAGTACCACCTGAACGAGAGTGTCTTCGCGCAGTACGGCTACTACATGAAGGCGTTGTTCCAGGGCGATTTCGGCACCACTTACAACGGTCAGTCGGTGAACGACATCATCGTCGCCGCGTACCCGAACACCGTGAAGCTGGCGCTGGTCGCGGTCGCCGTCGAGGCGCTGATCGGCCTCACCGCCGGCGTGCTGACCGGTCTGCGCCGCAACGGCTTCGCCGACAACCTGGTGCTGGTGTCCACGCTCTTCCTGATCGCGCTGCCCACCTTCGTCACCGGCTTCGTGCTCCAGTGGCTGCTCGGCACGCAGTGGGGGATCGTCAAGCCCACCGTGTCCAGCCATGCCTCGATCACCGAGTACCTGATCCCCGGGTTCGTCCTCGGCAGCGTGTCGATGGCCTACGTGGCCCGGCTCGCCCGGACCAGCATCGCCGAGAACCGGCGGGCGGACTACGTGCGCACGGCGATCGCCAAGGGCCTGCCGATGCGCCGCGTCGTCGGGGTGCACCTGCTGCGCAACTCGATGATCCCGGTGCTGACGTACCTGGGTACCGACATCGGCGGTCTGATGGGCGGTTCGATCGTCACCGAGGGCATTTTCAACATCAACGGCATCGGCCGGCAGGTCTACCGCGCGATCCTCACGAAGGACAGCGCGACCGTCGTCTCCATCGTCGTGATCCTGGTGCTCGTCTTCCTGCTGACGAACCTGCTGATCGACCTGCTGTACGCCGCCCTGGACCCGAGGATCCGCTATGAGTGA
- a CDS encoding ABC transporter permease: MSDPTIGSMVTTPPAEQPNVDGATAPGDGGRAGGKRDKPRGLLGDAWLDLRRKPLFWISAAFILFFLVMAAFPWLFTSDSPTVGDLARSRVEPSGSAWFGFDVQGRNEFARTIYGARASIVVSVLSTIGTVVLGGAIGMFAGFRGGWVDALLSRLAEVFFGLPFVLGAIVILTTFNAPGSNNGTFTIMGLVIMSLVVLTWPVSMRIMRSAVLATKQADYILAARALGASNSRIILKHLLPNCLAPVLVYSTILIGSFIGAEATLSFLGVGLQSPVVSWGVMISESRDWIRVSPFLLFFPASFLVVAVLSFVMLGEAVREALDPKLR, encoded by the coding sequence ATGAGTGACCCGACAATCGGCTCGATGGTGACCACCCCGCCGGCCGAGCAGCCCAACGTCGACGGCGCTACCGCGCCGGGCGACGGCGGGCGGGCGGGCGGCAAGCGCGACAAGCCGCGCGGGCTGCTCGGCGACGCGTGGCTCGACCTGCGTCGCAAGCCACTGTTCTGGATCTCGGCGGCGTTCATCCTGTTCTTCCTGGTCATGGCGGCGTTCCCGTGGCTGTTCACCTCCGACAGCCCGACCGTCGGTGACCTCGCCCGCAGCCGGGTGGAGCCCAGCGGCTCCGCCTGGTTCGGGTTCGACGTGCAGGGCCGGAACGAGTTCGCCCGGACGATCTACGGTGCCCGGGCCTCGATCGTCGTCTCGGTGCTGTCCACCATCGGCACCGTGGTGCTCGGCGGGGCGATCGGCATGTTCGCCGGGTTCCGCGGCGGCTGGGTGGACGCGCTGCTGTCCCGGCTCGCCGAGGTGTTCTTCGGGCTGCCGTTCGTGCTCGGCGCCATCGTCATCCTGACCACGTTCAACGCCCCGGGATCGAACAACGGCACGTTCACCATCATGGGTCTGGTGATCATGTCGCTGGTGGTGCTGACCTGGCCGGTGTCCATGCGGATCATGCGGTCGGCGGTGCTCGCGACCAAGCAGGCCGACTACATCCTGGCCGCCCGGGCACTGGGCGCCAGCAACAGCCGGATCATCCTGAAGCACCTGCTGCCCAACTGCCTGGCCCCGGTGCTGGTGTACTCGACGATCCTGATCGGCTCCTTCATCGGCGCCGAGGCCACGCTCTCGTTCCTGGGCGTGGGGTTGCAGTCGCCGGTGGTCTCCTGGGGCGTCATGATCAGCGAATCCCGGGACTGGATCCGCGTCTCGCCGTTCCTGCTGTTCTTCCCCGCCTCGTTCCTCGTCGTCGCGGTGCTCAGCTTCGTCATGCTCGGCGAGGCCGTGCGCGAGGCGCTCGACCCCAAGCTGCGGTAG
- a CDS encoding ABC transporter ATP-binding protein translates to MSEIIVSQRQPRPGAEGSGRPSGRLLEVEDLRVEFRTRDGVAKVINGVTYHVDAGETLAVLGESGSGKSVTAQTIMGILDTPPGFVTGGAVRFHGRDMLRMSAEQRRRIRGEGIAMVFQDSLSALNPVFTVGFQIAEQFRIRRGMSRQAAKKQAVEMLDLVKIPHARQRVNEYPHQFSGGMRQRVMIAMSLALDPEVLIADEPTTALDVTVQAQIMDLLAELQRERRMGLILITHDLGVVADVADRIAVMYAGRIVEEADVHELYARPAHPYTVGLLESIPRVDEKGQQLRTIRGLPPNLMRIPTGCPFHPRCPMAQPLCRDKVPPLLTLGPTRSSACHFAEELVNRG, encoded by the coding sequence GTGTCCGAGATAATTGTGTCCCAACGGCAGCCCCGACCGGGTGCCGAGGGCTCGGGACGTCCGTCCGGCCGGCTGCTGGAGGTCGAGGACCTCCGGGTGGAGTTCCGTACCCGTGACGGCGTCGCCAAGGTCATCAACGGTGTGACGTACCACGTCGACGCGGGGGAGACCCTCGCCGTGCTCGGCGAGTCCGGATCCGGCAAGAGCGTGACCGCCCAGACCATCATGGGCATCCTCGACACCCCGCCGGGCTTCGTGACCGGCGGCGCGGTCCGGTTCCACGGCCGGGACATGCTCCGGATGTCGGCCGAGCAGCGGCGCAGGATCCGTGGCGAGGGCATCGCCATGGTCTTCCAGGACTCGCTGTCGGCGCTGAACCCGGTCTTCACGGTCGGCTTCCAGATCGCCGAGCAGTTCCGGATCCGTCGGGGGATGAGCCGGCAGGCGGCCAAGAAGCAGGCCGTCGAGATGCTCGACCTGGTCAAGATCCCGCACGCCCGGCAGCGGGTGAACGAGTACCCGCACCAGTTCTCCGGCGGCATGCGGCAGCGCGTCATGATCGCCATGTCGCTGGCGCTGGACCCCGAGGTGCTGATCGCCGACGAGCCGACCACCGCGCTGGACGTCACCGTGCAGGCGCAGATCATGGACCTGCTCGCCGAACTCCAGCGGGAACGGCGGATGGGGCTCATCCTCATCACCCACGACCTCGGCGTGGTCGCCGACGTCGCGGACCGGATCGCGGTGATGTACGCCGGGCGGATCGTGGAGGAGGCCGACGTCCACGAGCTGTACGCCCGGCCCGCCCACCCGTACACGGTCGGCCTGCTCGAATCGATCCCGCGGGTCGACGAGAAGGGCCAGCAGCTACGTACCATCCGTGGCCTGCCGCCCAACCTGATGCGGATCCCCACCGGTTGCCCGTTCCACCCGCGCTGCCCCATGGCGCAGCCGCTGTGCCGGGACAAGGTGCCCCCGCTGCTGACGCTCGGCCCCACCCGGTCCAGCGCCTGCCACTTCGCCGAGGAGCTGGTTAACCGTGGCTGA
- a CDS encoding ABC transporter ATP-binding protein has translation MAEKILEVRDLVKHYPVTRGVVFKKTIGQVRAVDGVSFDLYRGETLGVVGESGCGKSTLSRLLMSLEPPTRGQVLYKGRNVASLKGGELRRLRRRIQLVMQDPYTSLNPRMTVGDLIGEPFEIHPDAAPRGGRRRRVQELLDLVGLNPEHINRYPHQFSGGQRQRIGIARALALRPEIIVCDEPVSALDVSIQAQVMNLLEQLQRELGLSYIFIAHDLSVVRHLSDRVAVMYLGKIAEIGTEDEIYERPTHPYTQALLSAVPVPDPRSREHKAIIRLAGDVPSPANPPSGCRFRTRCWKAQEICAREEPALVQRRGIDHPSACHFAEGREIVASHEG, from the coding sequence GTGGCTGAGAAGATCCTCGAGGTACGGGACCTGGTCAAGCACTACCCGGTCACCCGCGGAGTGGTGTTCAAGAAGACCATCGGGCAGGTCCGGGCCGTCGACGGCGTCTCGTTCGACCTGTACCGGGGCGAGACGCTGGGCGTGGTGGGCGAGTCCGGCTGCGGCAAGTCGACGCTGTCCCGGCTGCTGATGAGCCTCGAACCGCCCACCCGCGGCCAGGTGCTCTACAAGGGCCGTAACGTCGCCTCGCTCAAGGGCGGGGAACTGCGGCGGCTGCGCCGGCGGATCCAGCTGGTGATGCAGGACCCGTACACCTCGCTGAACCCCCGGATGACGGTGGGTGACCTGATCGGCGAGCCGTTCGAGATCCACCCGGACGCCGCGCCGCGCGGTGGCCGGCGCCGCCGGGTGCAGGAACTGCTCGACCTGGTCGGGCTCAACCCCGAACACATCAACCGGTACCCGCACCAGTTCTCCGGCGGCCAGCGGCAGCGCATCGGCATCGCCCGGGCGCTGGCCCTGCGGCCGGAGATCATCGTCTGCGACGAGCCGGTCAGCGCGCTGGACGTCTCCATCCAGGCCCAGGTGATGAACCTGCTCGAACAGTTGCAGCGGGAACTCGGCCTGTCCTACATCTTCATCGCGCACGACCTGTCGGTGGTCCGGCACCTGTCGGACCGGGTGGCGGTGATGTACCTCGGCAAGATCGCGGAGATCGGCACCGAGGACGAGATCTACGAGCGGCCGACGCACCCGTACACCCAGGCGCTGCTGTCCGCGGTGCCGGTGCCGGACCCGCGGAGCCGGGAACACAAGGCGATCATCCGGCTGGCGGGCGACGTGCCGTCACCGGCGAACCCGCCCTCGGGCTGCCGGTTCCGGACCCGCTGCTGGAAGGCCCAGGAGATCTGTGCCCGGGAGGAGCCGGCGCTGGTCCAGCGGCGCGGCATCGACCACCCGAGCGCCTGCCACTTCGCCGAGGGGCGGGAGATCGTGGCCAGCCACGAGGGCTGA
- a CDS encoding chorismate mutase translates to MPTHLADQESDSAAPAAQSPSAPSAPSAPPAPASTGTGAASPAAAEHITALRERIDEIDAALIALWQERAQLSQQVGATRVASGGTRLVLARERQVLDRFRDALGADGTQLGLLLLRAGRGPL, encoded by the coding sequence ATGCCGACGCACCTCGCCGACCAGGAGTCCGACTCCGCCGCGCCCGCGGCGCAGTCCCCGTCCGCCCCGTCCGCCCCGTCCGCACCACCCGCACCGGCCAGCACCGGCACCGGAGCCGCCTCGCCGGCCGCCGCCGAGCACATCACCGCGCTCCGGGAGCGGATAGACGAGATCGACGCGGCCCTGATCGCGCTCTGGCAGGAGCGGGCGCAGCTGTCCCAGCAGGTCGGGGCGACCCGGGTGGCCTCCGGCGGCACCCGCCTGGTCCTGGCCCGCGAGCGGCAGGTCCTGGACCGCTTCCGGGACGCGCTGGGCGCGGACGGCACCCAACTGGGCCTGCTGCTGCTGCGTGCCGGCCGCGGCCCGCTCTGA
- a CDS encoding bifunctional UDP-sugar hydrolase/5'-nucleotidase, whose product MRSPRTRGRSALRHLAAPALALALVAAAPLASSHTTRSAAQPVPAPVSVSFGKPLGQPVKGQFLSYNDFHGAIDPPTGSGAAVNGTPAGGVEYLATWLKKLRAEAAAQGRVTTTVGAGDLIGASPLVSAAFHDEPTIELMDLVGLQVSSVGNHEFDEGVRELLRMQLGGCHPTDGCQDGDGFAGAKFHYLAANTIDKRTGLPILPPIDIKFIGGVPVGFVGVTLEGTAGIVNPAGITNVTFKDEVETANKWGGLLRLFGVKAQVLLVHEGGSQAAPPSPIGISDCNNFSGPIVDIVKGLNPEFGLVVSGHTHRWYSCSLPNSSGAHSVVTSAGTNGQLITDIDYTLDRRTGRFTDITAHNVIVENGVQNPDGTWQQTSSGGYVLNPDLVDPAAKRLADKYRTAVAPLANRVVGSITADIVRDVQPNQESPLGDVIADAQLAWTTDDGAQVALMNPGGIRASLIHGASAGGEAAGEVTYGEAFTVQPFNNLVVTQTFTGAQLKGVLEQQFIGYEGQTTQRILQVSAGLTYAYDSTAAAGDRVRDLALNGTPIDPATTYRVTTNDFLANGGDGFTLLRDGTDRSTAPGFDVDALVDYLGAGAPVAPGPADRITRLG is encoded by the coding sequence ATGCGTTCACCGCGTACGCGCGGCCGAAGTGCGCTGCGTCACCTCGCGGCCCCCGCTCTGGCGCTTGCCCTCGTTGCCGCGGCGCCGTTGGCCAGCTCGCACACCACCCGCAGCGCCGCACAGCCCGTGCCGGCGCCGGTTTCCGTTTCCTTCGGCAAGCCGCTGGGCCAGCCCGTCAAGGGCCAGTTCCTCAGCTACAACGACTTCCACGGCGCCATCGACCCGCCCACCGGCAGCGGCGCGGCCGTCAACGGCACGCCGGCCGGTGGGGTGGAGTACCTGGCCACCTGGCTGAAGAAGCTGCGCGCCGAGGCGGCGGCGCAGGGCCGGGTCACCACCACCGTCGGCGCCGGTGACCTGATCGGAGCAAGCCCGCTGGTCAGCGCCGCCTTCCACGACGAGCCGACGATCGAGCTGATGGATCTGGTCGGCCTGCAGGTCAGCTCGGTCGGCAACCACGAGTTCGACGAGGGCGTCCGGGAGCTGCTGCGCATGCAGCTCGGCGGCTGTCACCCGACCGACGGCTGCCAGGACGGCGACGGCTTCGCCGGCGCCAAGTTCCACTACCTCGCGGCCAACACCATCGACAAGCGGACCGGCCTGCCGATCCTGCCCCCGATCGACATCAAGTTCATCGGCGGCGTACCGGTCGGCTTCGTGGGTGTGACGCTGGAGGGCACGGCCGGCATCGTCAACCCGGCCGGCATCACCAACGTGACCTTCAAGGACGAGGTCGAGACCGCCAACAAGTGGGGCGGCCTGCTGCGGCTGTTCGGGGTCAAGGCCCAGGTGCTGCTGGTGCACGAGGGCGGCTCGCAGGCCGCGCCGCCCAGCCCGATCGGCATCTCGGACTGCAACAACTTCTCCGGGCCGATCGTGGACATCGTCAAGGGGCTGAACCCCGAGTTCGGCCTGGTGGTCTCCGGCCACACGCACCGGTGGTACTCGTGCAGCCTGCCCAACTCCTCGGGTGCGCACAGCGTGGTCACCAGCGCCGGCACCAACGGCCAGCTGATCACCGACATCGACTACACCCTGGACCGGCGGACCGGCCGGTTCACCGACATCACCGCGCACAACGTGATCGTCGAGAACGGGGTGCAGAACCCGGACGGGACCTGGCAGCAGACCTCGTCCGGTGGGTACGTGCTGAACCCGGACCTGGTCGACCCGGCCGCCAAGCGGCTGGCCGACAAGTACCGCACCGCGGTGGCGCCGCTCGCCAACCGGGTGGTGGGCTCGATCACCGCCGACATCGTCCGGGACGTCCAGCCGAACCAGGAGAGCCCGCTCGGCGACGTGATCGCCGACGCCCAGCTCGCCTGGACCACGGACGACGGCGCCCAGGTCGCGCTGATGAACCCGGGTGGCATCCGCGCCTCGCTCATCCACGGGGCGTCCGCCGGCGGTGAGGCGGCCGGCGAGGTCACCTACGGCGAGGCGTTCACGGTCCAGCCGTTCAACAACCTGGTGGTCACCCAGACGTTCACCGGGGCACAGCTCAAGGGCGTCCTGGAGCAGCAGTTCATCGGGTACGAGGGGCAGACGACGCAGCGCATCCTGCAGGTGTCGGCCGGCCTCACGTACGCGTACGACAGCACCGCCGCGGCCGGTGACCGGGTCCGTGACCTGGCCCTGAACGGGACGCCCATCGACCCCGCGACCACCTACCGGGTCACCACCAACGACTTCCTGGCCAACGGTGGCGACGGCTTCACCCTGCTGCGGGACGGCACCGACCGCAGCACCGCACCCGGCTTCGACGTCGATGCCCTGGTCGACTACCTGGGCGCGGGCGCCCCGGTGGCGCCCGGACCGGCGGACCGGATCACCCGGCTCGGCTGA